A portion of the Lampris incognitus isolate fLamInc1 chromosome 9, fLamInc1.hap2, whole genome shotgun sequence genome contains these proteins:
- the efhb gene encoding LOW QUALITY PROTEIN: EF-hand domain-containing family member B (The sequence of the model RefSeq protein was modified relative to this genomic sequence to represent the inferred CDS: deleted 1 base in 1 codon), whose product MASVAVLQKGEGAIDKEDLQEVCHQLQLELSELVLDNLMDYCDVDKDGLISFLEFSNFLNWKDRMPIDPQDQHILTSECRTSTAPANINSRSLAGSPEPVESKVLIKPEDLEPIEAGSSLKTPQTLSRLRTAPDHFVTSSQIRATDFSHSKTNYRTYGVPSVCTDFMVPRVKRISNTNNYGEESTSTDLLYPPPLYSLGGINEGHFLCPHPKEEIALIFRNVGVNIAKEMFEGVWKLASMKYPAGAVCVDTLHDVLKEIKVL is encoded by the exons ATGGCCTCTGTTGCTGTGTTACAG AAAGGCGAGGGTGCAATTGACAAAGAGGACTTGCAGGAAGTATGCCATCAGTTGCAGCTGGAGCTGAGCGAACTGGTTCTGGACAACCTGATGGACTACTGTGACGTTGACAAGGATGGCCTGATCAGCTTCTTAGAGTTTTCAAACTTCCTCAACTGGAAGGACAGAATGCCCATTGACCCTCAGGACCAACACATTTTAACAAGTG AGTGCAGGACCAGCACTGCCCCAGCCAACATTAACAGCAGGTCTCTGGCAGGTTCACCAGAACCTGTGGAGTCTAAGGTCTTAATCAAGCCAGAGGACCTGGAGCCCATAGAGGCAGGCAGCTCTCTGAAGACCCCACAGACCCTCAGCCGACTCAGGACAGCTCCAGACCATTTCGTCACCTCCTCCCAAATCCGAGCCACTGATTTTAGTCATTCTAAAACCA ACTACCGTACCTACGGCGTTCCCAGTGTGTGCACAGATTTTATGGTCCCACGAGTCAAGCGAATCAGTAACACTAACAACTATGGTGAAGAATCTACTTCCACAGACCTACTGTACCCCCCCCCACTGTACTCCTTA GGGGGCATCAATGAGGGGCACTTCCTCTGCCCCCACCCCAAAGAAGAG ATTGCATTGATCTTCCGAAACGTGGGGGTGAATATCGCCAAGGAGATGTTTGAAGGGGTCTGGAAACTGGCTTCCATGAAGTATCCTGCTGGAGCGGTGTGTGTGGACACTCTCCACGATGTACTCAAGGAAATTAAAGTGCTCTAA